The Hevea brasiliensis isolate MT/VB/25A 57/8 chromosome 9, ASM3005281v1, whole genome shotgun sequence nucleotide sequence ctgtagagacttAAAAGACAACactgttagaataatttgtatgctgggtagtattactgaaaggttataaatttagcacttccaaagaggaacaaacttgtttataagatggttaatattagaaacattccagtaaatcaaattgattattcaatatttaaattatgctctatcctttctttatttgtatatattatttcttgttatactattgcactactaagcagaaatgcttagcgtgatggaattgcttcctcgcgcaggtactgaaggtaaaaccagtagactgttgactgagatttttggagtccagatctacaaaagtgttagaagagttcaagattgtgacaccccttacccgtctacagtgtagccgagcaagatatgccacacagtgtaccggaacactctattttaattcaattatttttattcttcctaatttatttttttttgtagttatggagtataatttgtgaaatataattcatttcagtcatttattgaagtcataaatttatttgaggttccgtaaattttatagaaaatccggcagagtactggctaaaaatggagaaaacagttcttcggaacctgtgaaaaacacttccaatatttcaataaatcccaaactccatttcatcaacaaaatctcaatatgtttttcaacaacatttccatttctcaatcattcatctcatatgataatcatgtaaaagtcataaataaatgttcactttttcattaataaacacaatttctactatttacattaataccaaaatacattacataagttttaattacatatgagaaaaaaaagttaattacaaactatcaaaataaaacctagtgtcctaccaatgcactgatgacggtgaggtgacacggacactatgcagagctgcaggaggtttcacctagtctgtggtctactgggctctcggtcagtatctctagaacctacgcgtggcaaacgcaacacgctaagcaataatgcttagtggtgccaataataaaataaaaagaaataacaggaagtaaatatgcagtgcatgttttgatgtcttatgcagacaatttttttttttaatcattattggtaaacttatttattatgtactagttctattcattatttcattaaatttgttcactttcatttttgggtgcccaagtaaactatactggacgactggactggataaacgggtaaactggcactgggtatcaagtacctcgagccgtcacaccatcggtcgcatatgtgtctcccggtgtacaacagaacagctaataagctgtaataacattaggcacaaggtcaagtatcaacataatgtcagaatggctaaaagccatgaaatcacagaatggcataatgccatgtgcagtactactaactgaaccctattgacatgctaagctatccaaaccaatcttgttaggtatactagggcatttgacatttttgagttttacaatttttgaatttcaagttttggtgttactgttcactttattagtcaaccaaaatgttgacttttgtatagacaataggtacattgtttttaatactcccaacataccacattttgcattcaaaatttgttggtattggttgctaataccatttctaagcttaaagttaattgagcagaattttcagttttcatgccttatctttactgttccattagtcatttttgtagtgggaatttggcaaaatgatcaacatgaaagttgttccttattttgtctagttgaatttccttttttgaatcactcaatttggagttttgtaactcaagttatggtccaaaaaccacaactggccggattggaatttttctggactgaccatatctacagtgcagtgaacagtgacttcaactcacttgttggataggttctggtcataatttgaggtaggtttcttcataaaagttgttggtttatatcttagcttattgctgataaaatttcaggtcaattggaccattctacactgagttatgggcaaatgaccaaatactgttcatttggtcattctgcagaaacagattgcaggtcacccagattggagcaagcttttggtccacttggtttggtcttatgggcatggtttcttcactaaagttgtgccattatgtgtctagtttcatgtccaattggctagaCACCAATTAaatctctacaattcaagttatggctgcccaaacctattggactcatgtccaattctgcaggtcacctagggcagccacactaaacctaaatcccatcactaaacacacttcatttcttgtttaccaataatcaaatggtcactaattgaccattaaaactcactttcatcattacatgatcaaagtctcaatttcatgctcaaaccctaactccaatttccaattcatggcatacacacaccaaactcataccaaatcactttgtccatcatctatactcatcaataacataattaagccacttaatttcatcaaaaaccaacaatccttaaactttctcatggatgccaaatttagagatttcatttactcaagtttttcttttaatttcacacaattttctacttgatttagcatgcttacaagattaaagaaagaaagaaattgtttagggcactaaccttgaatgaagcAGAATTTTTCcttgacccaacttagatttttccttcactttctttagctttcttggcagccaaacaccttcccaagaggtaaggataatttttaatgaagaaaacttaaggtttagtagtgagaattcaagatttggaagagagaaaatgaaaggaattttaatgtaggaaaaatggttcacgggtggaaatgggaagaagaagaaagctgggtttttctttcattttctgcccattttattgattttaaatgggttaaggacatgtgtcacaatatgataggtcattggggttttaatgacatcataatgatgtcaaaattctcatttattccattttcttttctttttcttttctactcattttcaattcaatttttagcaatatttattcatattttatgttataataattatttacttaactggacaagtcggcaaaaaatcatctctgaagacaaaatgaccaaaatgccctccgtttggcttaacgggtcaaaattgtctgtaccgattgaaaaatttttctaaatattttcttgacattccaatgccataggaacctcaatgacccttctctggagtcccaaaaattattttatgaatttttccacgggtctagggctcctagttgcgagaaccgcaacttcccactaggttacccatcgctagggcaccggctcatttaacttggttgtattttatttctaaaattttttcctaaatttttcttattaatatttgaattaattatggttcctcactttagtttaaatattttttttccgaacgttctagctgtccagtccgacactggtcaccggaacagtagaatgtacggagttgctacagggagggtgttacaaagattgtcacatcctcagcaatgcatgtagatagggctcattttaagcatgttttctaatatttacattataattactgcttatattgtaatgtgaattagtaattgtaatttcatttgtatatcctgtacttgataaatttatgtacttaattggcaaattatataagttaatgaaatataagaattataatatctgagttgattatctaatcataatgattctgaatgagattgagtttgagaaattttgagactgaatctgaatttgagaaactgttgagaatgctttgagataatctgagttatgaatttgagtatatattgaaattgtttttggtaggttcagaagaactgttagtccaaattacagccggcactctgccggattgttgttaaaatgtttgaaatttccaaattagttatatgataaaagtaaaaatagcctaaacctcagataaagtttttgaacaagtacatcaagaactataatgaaatcatatAAGAATAGGTGctccggcatgccgtgtagcacgccttgctcggctatactgtagacgggtgaggggtgttacatttagctctcttttcaaaattttttaatctTTCCCTTCCCCTCCCTCCCTctctttcctaattttttttttcatgtacttttaaaatttttacgtTTTTAGCATTCAAGACTAgaactttattttatttacaatttagaAGCTTGtacttaatataaaaatttaaataaaattaatatatatcatagctatattttattgttaattactaatttgtatatattaaataaaatttagtgGTCTTATTGAATTTGTGGTCATATTATTATCACTAATCACTTATTAATGTGACTTTTCGATTTCTTAATTCTTAATACAAAATCCATATAAGTATTATAAAACTAAGTTATGATATAATGCTACAATATAAAAGATGAGTTATGATATGAAGATAAATAGGCTAATAACaagtaaaatgaaaaataattagtgaACGTAATGGAATATAAAAAGTTATAGTCAAAGTATATATTTATGAATCAATACTGTATAAAATTACTATTGAAAAAATAATTCTACTAAATTTTAATAGCAAAAagctaatataaatttaaaataattataaatctcTCTATTATCATTTCGAAGGTTATAGTAAAAAAAATATGTAGAGATAATAAACAAACGTTTCTACAAATATTTGAAAGGTACgttttcaatatttaattttttttacatttttaatattttttcaaatttaaatattatatttttattatttagtttattaaCGGGCAAGTGCCTAGTGTTCTTATAAACCAAAAATCAACTAAACCATCTAGCTCAGCAACTGGTTTGGATAAGTTGAGCTTAATCTTTTCAAGGATAGCAGAGCCTTTAGAGAAAGGAGAGTAACAGCTTAAGGGTGAAAGAAAGCCGAGTGTGTTTACGAGGGGAAGAGCGTCTTGCCAAGAATGGAGCTGCGAAGGTGATAAAGGTTCGGTCATTTAAGTGGGAGCTGCTGGTGTGGGTGGttgttaaatttaaattgaatttaagaCAAGCCTTTACGTCCAATcacttgcttttttttttttcaacacatGCCATCAGAGAGCGGGATAGAGATTCTCTGAAAAAACATGAAGTCGGCATTTATATGCACGACTGGGCTGCTTCTGCAGGATTCCCTAAAAAACATGAAGTCAGTTTTATCACCCCAAACTTAGAAATACTTTCAATATCACCCCaaacttataattttttttttcaatcgccatttaattataaaaagctCGAAATGTGGTgtttaaagaataaaaaaaaaggtaTTTAGGATAGAAACAATATAGTTTTTAGTGTATTAATTGAGACCCAAAGGGAAATTCTCTGAGGCAAGCTCTGCAACAGATTTGGTATTTTCGTACATGGGATTAACCTCAtcacaaaggaagctgtttatgGTGTTCGGTGACCAAACTTGTTAGAAAAAAGAACATAAAGTTTGAATTTGTAAATGTGAAGATAGGAATGAggttttttaatttttcactttATAACTTTGAAATTAAGCCTCTCTTCTATTGTATATTTTCCGTTTTTGTACACATACAAAAGATGAATTCTAATAACTGCAAAATGTAATATGAGAACTTCAATATTTTGCTGCCGATCCTTGGTGTATCATGGATGATGGCCTATGTTTTCAGTGATAGTCGATTCATCAttatgccatttgtatgctacctTACCGCATATATAAAAATTTCCCCCTGTTTACTGTTTTTCCCTTGAGAAGCTCTTATGCCTTTTCTAGCATTCATTTCTTGAAGTTCAATTCAGTGTGCATTGAGTTCATCTCTTCAGCGATTGAATCTAATCATAATGGTTAATCTCTTAATCATGTTTATCTTGCAGATGTCAACGCAATGACTTGGACTGCAAATCTACTATGTTTTTGATTCTGCCATTTAAGTGTCATTAAAATGTTTGTTGAATGTGAAGCACTCAGCAACCCTTTTGGTTAATTCCAGTAGCACCTAATGCCGGCTATTTTGGAAGAAGTAACTAAAGCAGGTATGCGTTGTATCTTCATTTTTACTGTAAAGGCAATGGGTAATTCATTTTCAACATCTTTTGACCTTGCCCTATTATGATGAAATTTAAACATTTGCAACACCTATAATTGTAACAACTGGAACTTAATGGTTACAGGAAACAGGGCCACTTTTGAATGCCATTGTATATGCTATGTGCTAGCTTAAGCCGGTGTTTTGTTGGGTGACAATAGTAGATAATGGAGAGGCAAAAGTGACCATGTTGTTAGCAGTTAATGAAATACATATTGTTGTTTGATTTGttccatttaattttaaaattccgACACCTGAGAAGCAACAAAATGGTTTGATTTTTAAGACCTCATTGAAGATTATTTCTGatatattttctttaaatttccaGGTCATATTGCATTTTGTATTCTCCACTTCCGCTGCTGATAATTCCATACCTAATTAGCGGGCACAAACCAATGAGCAGACAGCTGAATTTGCCAATAGATTGTGATAGAATCAAAGCCATTATGTTTTAAAAGAAACCTTGTAGCAGTATGTCTTAAATATTCAATTGAATAGAACAAGAGAGAGAGAGTTCTCATTTGACCTTTGGAGGGCGTCCATGGCAGCGACGTAAAATGGATAAGGCTAATGGCCAACCTATCTAATATTTTTTGTTTGAACTGCAAAAAGTAAAGGACCTCTTTAGGAGCCCGAGATGGGTCCCAATGTGGCACATGCGGGACAATCCATCATCCACACCATATTAGTGTAGAATCAAACTGGAATTGAAACCATGTCACCATATTAGGCCACCACTTTCGGCGGTAACCTATCTTATATTTGTTCTTGATAGCATTTATCATTGTGAATGTGCTTAATTTCTTTTCGGTGACTGCAAATTGCAAACTTTATGGCTCTAGAAGATGTGACTATTCATCGATGATGCCAGGACATTACCCACTTCTTGAAGACTGATCTACATTTGACTTTTCGGACTGTGGGAATTTTTTTTTGCACCTGAAATGATGGatcaataaaaagaaaaatgcttCTCTCATGGGTGCAAACTATTGACTTCTTTGcacttatatatatttatatatatgatcGATTATTTGTTATTGTGTACTTGGTGCTATTTTAGTGCGTGTCTCCATGTAGTCTTGTACCTTTCAAcggttaaagaaaagaaaagggaaacaTTCCATATTTTTAGTTTAAATCCTGGACGGCAGCGAATGATCAACGTATAATAGTCAACAGCCGTGGTTAGGCAACCGTGTCCATATACAATGCGTGGATAAACCAATATCCCAGTTGACCTATGATATAACTTAGTGTCATATATATGCTTGCATAGCCAGGGAAGTTTCCTTATTCACAccttgtgttatttttctttttggatTGCTGTAAGCAATTGTTTCTCTTGCTGCACAAGATAGATCAATGCTTCAAGTAATTAGTGCTTCCACACCCACAAATCTATAAAGAAGTGCTAGCTTAAGTTGAAAGTGCGTAGTCCATCCAACGATGCTTATTGATATTCAATTACCACGACGTGTACGGTAAGTGGAATTCTCCCTCACTTCCAAATTAATTCAACTAGTTTATATCTGTTTAATCATAGgattttcatttctcttcaccctTATGGTATTAGCCTTTATCTCTGCAAATCATTCGTTTAAATGTTGACGTCTCAAATTTTGACCTTCCCTTTCTGTTAGTTCCCACCACTTGAAGGTGTTAGAGCTTTTCCCAGTTTCATGTTGTTCATCTTTGATTGCCTCGCTTCTCTTCTCTTTCAGAAACATACACGTCAAGAAAATGGCACCAGCTTCTGCTTTGTTGGTGAATCTTCTCTTCCTTTTCTATGGCCTAGGCATTTTGATGACAGTGGTGGAGGCCGCCAGCAATGTATGTATATGTTCAAGAACCTTCAGCAGCTCTCTTCTTCTCTATACATTATTTTAGTCTATGGAGATAAAATAGAGGGAATCATAAATTCTTATGTTAATTGACAGGTTCATATCGTTTATCTTGGAGAGAAGCAACATGATGATCCCAAGCTGATTACAAATTCACACCATGATATGCTTGCCGATGTTGTGGGGAGGTATAATGGAGATATATTATTATGAAGGGGACAAAACAAATAATGTTTTCTTTGAGAATACATAATGTTAGTCAAACTGAAGGTTTACCTGTAAATTTCACATGCTGCAGCAAGGAATTGGCTTCACAATTGATAGTGTACAGCTACAAACATGGGTTCTCTGGGTTTGCAGCCAAGCTGACAGAGTCTCAGGCTCAAAAGCTTGCTGGTACTTGTTCATAGTAATTTTTACTGCTTTCTTgttcttgtttacatctctaatcaatTGTCCAAATGCTAAAATTTGTTTTGCTACGCATTAGAATTGCCTGGCGTTGTTCGAGTTATACCAAATAGCCTTCACAAGCTTCAAACAACTAGGAGTTGGGATTTTTTAGGCCTCTCTTCTTATTCTCCTGTCAATGCTCTTCAAAGGAGCAACATGGGTGATGGAGTTATAATAGGTGTTTTTGACACAGGttagttctctctctctctctctctctctctctctctctctctctctctcgtgccTAAAACCAACTCTGAAGAAGAAGCAAACTGATGAAACAGGAATATGGCCCGAGTCTAAAGCTTTCAGCGATGAAGGACTTGGACCGATCCCCTTCCGCTGGAAAGGTGTTTGTAAATCTGGGAAGCAGTTTAATGCTACCCTTAACTGTAACAAGAAAATAATTGGAGCCCGTTGGTATATTGATGGATTTCTTGCTGAGTATGGAAAGCCATTAAACACATCAGAAGACCTCGAGTTTTTATCGCCCAGAGACGCAAATGGACATGGGACACACACAGCTAGCACTGCCGCTGGAGCTTTTATTCGCAATGTTAGCTACAAAGGACTTGGTCCTGGGACAATAAGAGGTGGAGCGCCACGTGCTCGGTTGGCAATATACAAGGTCTGTTGGAATGTTTTTGGAGGACAATGTTCATCTGCTGACATGTTGAAGGCTTTTGATGAAGCCATATATGATGGGGTTGACGTATTGTCCCTCTCAATCGGATCTTCAATTCCTCTGTTTTCAGATATTGATGAACGCGATGGCATAGCTACTGGTTCCTTTCATGCTGTTGCCAGGGGCATTACTGTCGTTTGTGGAGCTGCTAATGATGGGCCTTCAGCTCAGACTGTGCAGAACACTGCACCTTGGATCTTGACTGTTGCCGCGAGCACCATGGATCGAGCGTTTCCAACACCCATCACGCTTGGGAACAATAAAACCTTCCTGGTATAAAGTTTGCAAGATACAAGTATTCTTTTCAGTTCAAGATACtgctactaatttttttttttttttttttttttggttgtaaAATTTGCAGGGTCAGGCCATGTTTACAGGAAAGGAGATTGGTTTTAGAGGCTTGGTTTACCCAGAGGCCTCAGGGCTGGACCCCAATGCTGCTGGGTAGTTTGATCTGTTAAATTACAAAAACTTGCATTAATTTAGCATATGCACCAAGACAAAATTCATCATCCGAATTGTCTTCTTGCAGCGTCTGTCAATCCCTATCACTTAATGCTACATTAGTAGCTGGAAAGGTGGTTCTCTGCTTCACCTCAATGGCTCGTAGAGCTGCAGTAACAAGTGCAGCAGAAGTTGTCAAGGCGGCAGGTGGAGTTGGGTTAATTGTTGCCAAGAATCCAAGTGATGCATTGTACCCCTGCAGTGGTGACTTCCCATGCGTTGAAGTGGACTATGAGATTGGGACCCGGATACTCTTTTACATTCGTTCTAACAGGTAATATCCGCCATTGTTATTATCTTGACTTGATGATCACCATCGGTAGTTCTTTTTTTATCCTCAGAATATATCATTTGTATTGGTAATTGGTAATACGCAGATCCCCTGCAGTAAAATTGAGCCATTCTAAAACTATTGTGGGTAATCCTTTGTTGCCAAAGGTGGCATATTTCTCATCTAGGGGGCCTAACTCAATTGCTCCAGCAATTCTTAAGGTACATTCTATTTCTTGATGTGGCGGTGTACTTGATAATTTTGGCTCAAATGCACAGAGGTTAATGGGAAAATAATTATCCTGTTTGCACAGCCTGATATAACTGCACCTGGGGTGAACATATTAGCTGCTACGTCACCTCTGGATAGATTCGAGGACAATGGATATGCCATGCATTCAGGAACATCAATGGCAACTCCTCATGTCTCGGGTATAGTGGCTCTTCTTAAAGCATTGCATCCGGATTGGTCCCCAGCAGCCATTAAGTCTGCACTTGTCACAACAGGTCTCTTTTGTTGCCTTTACTTTGTATAACAGACCATACAAAAGCACGAAACATTATATGGTAAAATCGGTATACATGTAATGGTTTTATTATAACCATTGATTATGGTAAATTTCATGTGGATCTTACCATAATCAACAGTTATAGTGAACCGTTGTGCATCAGTTTGACAATTGACCCAGCATTCAATTTCCATGATCCTCGATGCAGCGTGGAgaaatcatccttctggctatccAATATTTGCAGAGGGATCTCCTCAAAAGTTGGCTAACCCATTCGACTTTGGAGGAGGCATTGCGAATCCAAATGGAGCAGCAGACCCTGGTCTTCTATATGATATGGATACAGCTGACTACATACATTACCTCTGTGTGATGGGTTACAACAACGCTGCAATCTCTAGACTCACAGGACAACCTACAGAATGCCCCAGCAAAGAACCATCCATTTTGGACGTTAACCTACCTTCCCTAACCATACCAAATCTTAGAAAATCCATCACGCTCACCAGAACAGTCACAAATGCTGGAGCCCCGAACTCCATTTACAGAGCAGTGATTGAACCTCCATTCGGCATTATTGTATCAGTAAAACCTGATGTGTTACTCTTCAGTAATCAAACTAAGAAAATAAACTTTACTGTGACAATTAATGCTACCCACCAGGTGAACACTGGGTACTATTTTGGGAGCCTATCATGGACCGATGGGATACACATGGTGAAAAGTCCATTGTCAGTGAGAACAGAGATGTTACAACCTTATGCTAGTGACAACTAAGAATTGAAAATCAGATGTCCATTTGTttcatatatatttatgtataccAATGCAATTTCATGTATAAATTGATTCAAAGTTTTCATATTCTTACATGGTCTCGACCATAAACCATAATGCATACAGTGTAGGAGTCTGTTCTGGCAAAAGTGTTATACCACTGCTGGATcatagtaaaatacatattttggTGTTGATGAAACAGTCTAATGTCAATTTTTAACCCTCACTCAATCAATTTTTCCTTTGTTGTCATCATTTACCTTAAGACTTTCTTAAGCATTGCAGTATTGGTGTCCATTGTCGGTATCGCCATCACCTCCTCAAAGTCCAAAAACATGCTTGCAAAAACTCAGTCCAGCTAACAAAAACGAAAAGCAAAAGAGCAACTGGGAGCGGATGGGAATGCCAAGGGATTCTCACGGCTGGGCTTTAATAAAAGCTAGTGGCGTACACCACATAATAGCTACATTCCCATTGTTGATTACGTTCATCAACTTGATAGAGGAGTAGGGATAAATTTTATTCATGGTCATCGAACTTTATGGGTTATTACAATATAGTCACTcaactttactttttttttttttttattaaaaatcatttaatttcaatttgaGTATCATTAA carries:
- the LOC110664322 gene encoding subtilisin-like protease SBT3.3 isoform X1, which encodes MLIDIQLPRRVRSHHLKVLELFPVSCCSSLIASLLFSFRNIHVKKMAPASALLVNLLFLFYGLGILMTVVEAASNVHIVYLGEKQHDDPKLITNSHHDMLADVVGSKELASQLIVYSYKHGFSGFAAKLTESQAQKLAELPGVVRVIPNSLHKLQTTRSWDFLGLSSYSPVNALQRSNMGDGVIIGVFDTGIWPESKAFSDEGLGPIPFRWKGVCKSGKQFNATLNCNKKIIGARWYIDGFLAEYGKPLNTSEDLEFLSPRDANGHGTHTASTAAGAFIRNVSYKGLGPGTIRGGAPRARLAIYKVCWNVFGGQCSSADMLKAFDEAIYDGVDVLSLSIGSSIPLFSDIDERDGIATGSFHAVARGITVVCGAANDGPSAQTVQNTAPWILTVAASTMDRAFPTPITLGNNKTFLGQAMFTGKEIGFRGLVYPEASGLDPNAAGVCQSLSLNATLVAGKVVLCFTSMARRAAVTSAAEVVKAAGGVGLIVAKNPSDALYPCSGDFPCVEVDYEIGTRILFYIRSNRSPAVKLSHSKTIVGNPLLPKVAYFSSRGPNSIAPAILKPDITAPGVNILAATSPLDRFEDNGYAMHSGTSMATPHVSGIVALLKALHPDWSPAAIKSALVTTAWRNHPSGYPIFAEGSPQKLANPFDFGGGIANPNGAADPGLLYDMDTADYIHYLCVMGYNNAAISRLTGQPTECPSKEPSILDVNLPSLTIPNLRKSITLTRTVTNAGAPNSIYRAVIEPPFGIIVSVKPDVLLFSNQTKKINFTVTINATHQVNTGYYFGSLSWTDGIHMVKSPLSVRTEMLQPYASDN
- the LOC110664322 gene encoding subtilisin-like protease SBT3.3 isoform X3, translating into MLIDIQLPRRVRNIHVKKMAPASALLVNLLFLFYGLGILMTVVEAASNVHIVYLGEKQHDDPKLITNSHHDMLADVVGSKELASQLIVYSYKHGFSGFAAKLTESQAQKLAELPGVVRVIPNSLHKLQTTRSWDFLGLSSYSPVNALQRSNMGDGVIIGVFDTGIWPESKAFSDEGLGPIPFRWKGVCKSGKQFNATLNCNKKIIGARWYIDGFLAEYGKPLNTSEDLEFLSPRDANGHGTHTASTAAGAFIRNVSYKGLGPGTIRGGAPRARLAIYKVCWNVFGGQCSSADMLKAFDEAIYDGVDVLSLSIGSSIPLFSDIDERDGIATGSFHAVARGITVVCGAANDGPSAQTVQNTAPWILTVAASTMDRAFPTPITLGNNKTFLGQAMFTGKEIGFRGLVYPEASGLDPNAAGVCQSLSLNATLVAGKVVLCFTSMARRAAVTSAAEVVKAAGGVGLIVAKNPSDALYPCSGDFPCVEVDYEIGTRILFYIRSNRSPAVKLSHSKTIVGNPLLPKVAYFSSRGPNSIAPAILKPDITAPGVNILAATSPLDRFEDNGYAMHSGTSMATPHVSGIVALLKALHPDWSPAAIKSALVTTAWRNHPSGYPIFAEGSPQKLANPFDFGGGIANPNGAADPGLLYDMDTADYIHYLCVMGYNNAAISRLTGQPTECPSKEPSILDVNLPSLTIPNLRKSITLTRTVTNAGAPNSIYRAVIEPPFGIIVSVKPDVLLFSNQTKKINFTVTINATHQVNTGYYFGSLSWTDGIHMVKSPLSVRTEMLQPYASDN
- the LOC110664322 gene encoding subtilisin-like protease SBT3.3 isoform X2, translated to MLIDIQLPRRVRSHHLKVLELFPVSCCSSLIASLLFSFRNIHVKKMAPASALLVNLLFLFYGLGILMTVVEAASNVHIVYLGEKQHDDPKLITNSHHDMLADVVGSKELASQLIVYSYKHGFSGFAAKLTESQAQKLAELPGVVRVIPNSLHKLQTTRSWDFLGLSSYSPVNALQRSNMGDGVIIGVFDTGIWPESKAFSDEGLGPIPFRWKGVCKSGKQFNATLNCNKKIIGARWYIDGFLAEYGKPLNTSEDLEFLSPRDANGHGTHTASTAAGAFIRNVSYKGLGPGTIRGGAPRARLAIYKVCWNVFGGQCSSADMLKAFDEAIYDGVDVLSLSIGSSIPLFSDIDERDGIATGSFHAVARGITVVCGAANDGPSAQTVQNTAPWILTVAASTMDRAFPTPITLGNNKTFLGQAMFTGKEIGFRGLVYPEASGLDPNAAGVCQSLSLNATLVAGKVVLCFTSMARRAAVTSAAEVVKAAGGVGLIVAKNPSDALYPCSGDFPCVEVDYEIGTRILFYIRSNRSPAVKLSHSKTIVGNPLLPKVAYFSSRGPNSIAPAILKPDITAPGVNILAATSPLDRFEDNGYAMHSGTSMATPHVSAWRNHPSGYPIFAEGSPQKLANPFDFGGGIANPNGAADPGLLYDMDTADYIHYLCVMGYNNAAISRLTGQPTECPSKEPSILDVNLPSLTIPNLRKSITLTRTVTNAGAPNSIYRAVIEPPFGIIVSVKPDVLLFSNQTKKINFTVTINATHQVNTGYYFGSLSWTDGIHMVKSPLSVRTEMLQPYASDN